In Saccharothrix syringae, the following are encoded in one genomic region:
- a CDS encoding sensor histidine kinase, with product MLLEPAIFAVGTVYVIAGVVSRRVQPRNRMGVLLVLIGVGWVLDSTVVDDRTFPLLLAAKAWPAVLGHAVVAFPTGRLLTPLRRFVVTAGYAEALVLTAAAYPAVRPPLAVELLRWETAMTATVGLGMLALQAHRWTISSVAQRRTLTAMLGASAVAVVVFVGWEPMERAGLDPPVVVLMLALGGIPFAYLVGLLRRRMDRGGVADLVVRLSGDPRRAGVQEALAATLRDPSLRVAYWVADQERYVDADGSPVAPDPAHTRVARGGSPVAVVLHDPGLDLELVDAACAAVGLALENERLTAELRAKVRQLAESRGRVLRAAEVERRRVERDLHDGVQQRLLSVAMTLGLAETVPPERGRALAAEAKQAVLQSIDEVRAMCHGIHPPVLTERGLHGAVRELTALAEPRVELELDLPAEVPPQVETTAYYVVAEALANVAKHAEASRTRVSITGGGGQLLVAVEDDGRGGADPEDGSGLRGLSDRVEANGGTMRVVSTAGGTSVRVVLPCGS from the coding sequence ATGCTCCTGGAACCCGCGATCTTCGCGGTGGGGACCGTCTACGTGATCGCCGGCGTGGTCAGCCGCCGCGTGCAGCCGCGCAACCGGATGGGTGTCCTGCTCGTCCTGATCGGCGTGGGCTGGGTGCTCGACTCCACGGTGGTGGACGACCGGACGTTCCCGCTGCTGCTGGCCGCCAAGGCGTGGCCCGCCGTGCTGGGGCACGCCGTGGTGGCCTTCCCGACCGGCCGGCTGCTGACCCCGCTGCGGCGGTTCGTGGTGACCGCCGGGTACGCCGAGGCCCTGGTGCTGACCGCGGCGGCCTACCCGGCGGTCCGGCCGCCCCTGGCCGTCGAGCTGCTCCGCTGGGAGACGGCGATGACCGCCACCGTCGGGCTGGGCATGCTGGCGCTCCAGGCGCACCGCTGGACGATCAGCAGCGTGGCCCAGCGCCGCACGCTCACCGCGATGCTCGGCGCGAGCGCGGTGGCGGTGGTGGTGTTCGTCGGGTGGGAGCCGATGGAGCGCGCGGGCCTCGACCCGCCCGTGGTGGTGCTGATGCTCGCGCTCGGCGGCATCCCGTTCGCCTACCTGGTGGGGCTGCTGCGCCGGCGGATGGACCGCGGCGGCGTGGCCGACCTGGTGGTGCGGCTCAGCGGCGACCCGCGCCGCGCCGGCGTGCAGGAGGCGCTGGCCGCCACGCTGCGCGACCCGAGCCTGCGCGTCGCCTACTGGGTGGCCGACCAGGAGCGGTACGTCGACGCCGACGGCAGCCCGGTGGCCCCGGACCCCGCGCACACCAGGGTGGCCCGGGGCGGTTCGCCGGTGGCCGTGGTGCTGCACGACCCGGGGCTGGACCTGGAGCTGGTGGACGCCGCGTGCGCCGCGGTCGGCCTGGCGCTGGAGAACGAGCGGCTCACCGCCGAGCTGCGCGCCAAGGTGCGGCAGCTCGCCGAGTCGCGCGGCCGGGTGCTGCGGGCCGCGGAGGTCGAGCGGCGGCGGGTGGAGCGCGACCTGCACGACGGCGTGCAGCAGCGGCTGCTGAGCGTGGCGATGACGCTGGGGCTGGCCGAGACCGTGCCGCCCGAGCGCGGCCGGGCACTGGCCGCCGAGGCCAAGCAGGCGGTGCTGCAGAGCATCGACGAGGTGCGCGCGATGTGCCACGGCATCCACCCGCCGGTGCTGACCGAGCGGGGCCTGCACGGCGCGGTGCGCGAGCTGACCGCGCTGGCCGAGCCGCGGGTGGAGCTGGAGCTGGACCTGCCGGCCGAGGTGCCGCCGCAGGTGGAGACCACGGCCTACTACGTGGTGGCCGAGGCGCTGGCGAACGTGGCCAAGCACGCCGAGGCGTCGCGCACGAGGGTGTCCATCACCGGCGGCGGCGGGCAGCTGCTGGTGGCGGTGGAGGACGACGGCCGCGGGGGAGCGGACCCGGAGGACGGCTCGGGCCTGCGCGGCCTGTCCGACCGGGTGGAGGCGAACGGGGGGACGATGCGGGTGGTCAGCACGGCGGGCGGGACGAGCGTGCGGGTGGTGCTGCCGTGCGGGTCGTGA
- a CDS encoding nitroreductase/quinone reductase family protein yields the protein MNFNQQVIDEFRANAGRVGGPFEGGRLILLTTTGAKTGNRHTTPVGYLPDETRILVIASAGGSPNHPAWYHNLKANPIVQVEDGVFTYDAKATILPTPERDKVWARAVEAEPAWAAYQAKTTRRIPIVALEQVSAAPPNAPTWGAALKLVHDAFRRELQTIRREVTTSGPTLTAQLKINCLTACQGLRIHHTAEDSGTFPHLRNRFPELTPTLDRLHQEHESISALLADLQQVLAQNNPATLHTEVDRLITALEAHLTYEEENLIPFLDA from the coding sequence ATGAACTTCAACCAACAAGTGATCGACGAGTTCCGAGCCAACGCCGGCCGAGTAGGGGGCCCGTTCGAAGGAGGCCGCCTGATCCTCCTCACCACCACCGGCGCCAAAACCGGCAACCGCCACACCACCCCCGTCGGCTACCTCCCCGACGAAACCCGCATCCTCGTCATCGCCTCGGCCGGCGGCTCCCCGAACCACCCGGCCTGGTACCACAACCTCAAAGCCAACCCCATCGTCCAGGTGGAAGACGGCGTCTTCACCTACGACGCCAAGGCGACCATCCTCCCCACCCCGGAACGCGACAAGGTCTGGGCCAGGGCGGTGGAAGCCGAACCGGCCTGGGCCGCCTACCAGGCCAAGACCACCAGGCGAATCCCCATCGTCGCCCTGGAACAGGTCTCCGCCGCCCCGCCCAACGCCCCCACCTGGGGCGCCGCCCTCAAGCTGGTCCACGACGCCTTCCGCCGAGAACTCCAAACGATCCGCCGCGAGGTGACCACCTCGGGCCCGACCCTGACCGCCCAACTCAAGATCAACTGCCTGACCGCCTGCCAAGGTCTCCGCATCCACCACACCGCCGAGGACTCGGGCACCTTCCCCCACCTCCGGAACAGGTTCCCCGAACTGACCCCGACCCTCGACCGCCTCCACCAGGAGCACGAGAGCATCTCCGCCCTCCTGGCCGACCTCCAGCAGGTCCTGGCCCAGAACAACCCGGCAACCCTCCACACCGAGGTGGACCGCCTGATCACCGCCCTGGAAGCACACCTGACCTACGAGGAGGAAAACCTGATCCCCTTCTTGGACGCCTAG
- a CDS encoding SRPBCC family protein: protein MLGGEFEVGAAFSWETHGLSVTSAVYEVEPLWRTCWGGAAQEIEQVHVWTFSETGSGSVVVTTEESVEGVPRLT, encoded by the coding sequence GTGCTGGGCGGGGAGTTCGAGGTGGGGGCGGCGTTTTCCTGGGAGACGCACGGGTTGAGCGTTACGTCCGCGGTGTACGAGGTTGAGCCGTTGTGGCGGACTTGTTGGGGTGGGGCGGCCCAGGAGATCGAGCAGGTGCACGTGTGGACGTTCTCGGAGACCGGGAGCGGGTCGGTGGTGGTCACCACCGAGGAGTCTGTCGAAGGGGTGCCCCGGTTGACGTGA
- a CDS encoding cupredoxin domain-containing protein, with translation MIRVLLLVLLAVAGCSAAPAEAPAGPLVLRLSVDEASPRRVEAVRGQAVELTVTSREPVEVHVHGFDVLGRAEDGKPAELRFTADRTGTFDVEAHPDTLLVQLVVR, from the coding sequence GTGATCCGCGTCCTCCTGCTCGTCCTGCTCGCCGTCGCCGGCTGCTCCGCCGCGCCCGCCGAGGCGCCCGCCGGGCCGCTCGTGCTCCGGCTGTCGGTCGACGAGGCGTCGCCGCGGCGGGTCGAGGCGGTGCGCGGGCAGGCCGTGGAGCTGACCGTCACCAGCCGGGAGCCGGTGGAGGTGCACGTGCACGGGTTCGACGTGCTGGGCCGGGCCGAGGACGGCAAGCCCGCCGAGCTGCGGTTCACCGCCGACCGGACCGGCACCTTCGACGTCGAGGCCCACCCGGACACCCTGCTGGTCCAGCTGGTGGTGCGGTGA
- a CDS encoding response regulator, producing the protein MRVVIAEDSTLLREGLTRLLAEAGFEVPAAVEDAPALLAAVAEHRPDVAIVDIRMPPTHTDEGLRAAVELRRRYPATGVLVLSQYVRVSYAAELLDAGADGVGYLLKDRVSDLAEFTGAVRRVGEGGSAFDPAVVSRLLVRRRDDSDGRLTDRERAVLALMAEGRTNQAIAQRLFITERTVEKHCTSIFTKLDLSASPHDHRRVLAVLRYLNA; encoded by the coding sequence GTGCGGGTCGTGATCGCGGAGGACTCGACGCTGCTGCGCGAGGGGCTCACCAGGCTCCTCGCCGAGGCGGGCTTCGAGGTGCCCGCGGCGGTGGAGGACGCGCCGGCGCTGCTGGCGGCCGTGGCCGAGCACCGGCCGGACGTGGCCATCGTGGACATCCGGATGCCGCCGACGCACACCGACGAGGGCCTGCGCGCGGCGGTGGAGCTGCGCCGGCGGTACCCGGCGACCGGGGTGCTCGTGCTGTCCCAGTACGTGCGGGTCAGCTACGCGGCGGAGCTGCTGGACGCGGGCGCGGACGGGGTGGGCTATTTGCTCAAGGACCGGGTGTCCGACCTGGCCGAGTTCACCGGGGCGGTCCGCCGGGTCGGCGAGGGCGGCTCGGCGTTCGACCCGGCGGTGGTGAGCAGGCTGCTGGTGCGGCGGCGCGACGACAGCGACGGCCGGCTGACCGACCGGGAGCGGGCGGTGCTCGCGCTGATGGCGGAGGGCCGCACCAACCAGGCCATCGCGCAGCGGCTGTTCATCACCGAGCGGACCGTGGAGAAGCACTGCACCAGCATCTTCACCAAGCTCGACCTGTCGGCCAGCCCGCACGACCACCGGCGCGTGCTCGCCGTGCTGCGCTACCTCAACGCCTGA
- a CDS encoding proprotein convertase P-domain-containing protein, which translates to MAIKHSWSGDVVIDLVAPDGSTYRLKNSSSSSTPDVNTTYTVNASSEVANGTWRLKVQDVYREDTGYIDSWKLTF; encoded by the coding sequence GTGGCCATCAAGCACAGCTGGAGCGGCGACGTGGTGATCGACCTGGTCGCCCCGGACGGCTCGACCTACCGCCTGAAGAACTCCAGCAGCTCCAGCACCCCGGACGTGAACACCACCTACACCGTCAACGCCTCCTCCGAGGTCGCCAACGGCACCTGGCGGCTCAAGGTCCAGGACGTCTACCGCGAGGACACCGGCTACATCGACTCCTGGAAGCTGACCTTCTGA
- a CDS encoding TetR/AcrR family transcriptional regulator, whose protein sequence is MLRTALGAFAARGYYGTTTGEVAKSAGISQAYVYRLFPDKEALFVAVVEHCFARIRESLADGVAAARSSAPEAVLDAMGEAYARLISEERSLLSVQMHAQCAALSEPAVREVVQRGYARGLEYVRGVSGGSEAQVQEFFSRGMLCHLVVAVDADSVDAPWARTLAAGIRHY, encoded by the coding sequence GTGCTGCGGACTGCCCTGGGGGCGTTCGCGGCTCGTGGTTATTACGGCACCACCACCGGTGAGGTCGCCAAGTCGGCGGGGATCTCGCAGGCTTACGTGTACCGGTTGTTCCCGGACAAGGAGGCGTTGTTCGTCGCGGTGGTGGAGCACTGCTTCGCCCGGATCCGGGAGAGCCTGGCCGACGGGGTGGCCGCGGCTCGGAGCAGTGCGCCGGAGGCGGTGCTCGACGCGATGGGCGAGGCGTACGCCCGGTTGATCTCGGAGGAGCGTTCGCTGCTGTCGGTCCAGATGCACGCCCAGTGCGCGGCGTTGTCGGAGCCCGCCGTGCGCGAGGTGGTGCAGCGGGGGTACGCGCGGGGGTTGGAGTACGTGCGCGGGGTGTCCGGGGGTAGCGAGGCGCAGGTGCAGGAGTTCTTCTCCCGGGGGATGTTGTGCCACCTCGTGGTGGCGGTCGACGCGGATTCGGTTGACGCGCCCTGGGCTCGGACGTTGGCGGCCGGGATTCGCCACTACTGA
- a CDS encoding ATP-binding protein, with amino-acid sequence MARDTGRPPRHPHPTNAVDGVVHGVVLQAETVTGGIHHHWTPVAATPGPRGTPSPRQLPSPPASFTGRRRELDLLTGALDRPGGTAVVSVIGGAGGMGKTWLTLHWAHRHLDRFPDGQLFADLRGFDPSGEPLSPTAVVCGFLHALGVPSSEIPAEPDARVGLYRTLTAGRRLLVVLDNAADAAQVAPLLPGGSSSVVLVTSRYHLAGLVVANGAGRVELDALTDAESRELLTRHLGAERVAREPRAVDELVDRCSGLPLALSIASARALDNPDFPLRAVVGELADEQTRLDGLDGGDDATSVRAVFSWSYRRLAPGAARLFRLLGLHPGPDLQVHAAACLADVPVHEVRPVLRELCRAHLVAERSPDRFSSHDLLRAYAAELVLGVDGEAERRSATTRVLDYYLHCADLADALLPTARSGPPVTPGRRPRSAPALSAAADASEWFTTERANLVAAAELASAQGLLVHAWQLPYRLSRYFWLRADHETLLGVTEAGLAAATRLGDDDGRFAMLFNRGVALQQGGRPEQALSSLREALEVARTTGDPEQRARAVGTTADALQALGRNGEAEAHYREAIRLSRAAGARWAEANAHHNSGLSRWEAARHADAERSLRRALRLYRELGDRCGETRCRADLALLLLEVGEHGAALRNARAALTTAAGMASPYYRGMAHDRLAVVLHRLDLPGAVEHWEEALALFSELDAPEAERVRARLARTRR; translated from the coding sequence GTGGCACGCGACACCGGTCGTCCTCCCCGTCACCCTCACCCGACCAACGCCGTGGACGGCGTGGTGCACGGGGTGGTGCTGCAAGCGGAGACGGTCACCGGCGGAATCCACCACCACTGGACGCCGGTGGCCGCCACACCCGGTCCCCGGGGCACCCCCTCCCCACGCCAATTGCCCTCCCCACCGGCTTCGTTCACCGGTCGGCGGCGCGAACTGGACCTCCTCACCGGAGCGCTGGACCGACCGGGCGGCACCGCGGTCGTCTCGGTGATCGGGGGAGCGGGCGGGATGGGCAAGACGTGGCTCACCCTCCACTGGGCCCACCGGCACCTGGACCGCTTCCCCGACGGCCAGTTGTTCGCGGACCTCCGCGGGTTCGACCCGTCGGGGGAACCGCTGTCCCCGACCGCGGTGGTGTGCGGTTTCCTGCACGCCCTCGGAGTGCCCTCCTCCGAAATCCCGGCCGAGCCGGACGCCCGGGTCGGGTTGTACCGGACCCTGACCGCGGGCAGGCGGCTGCTGGTGGTCCTGGACAACGCGGCGGACGCGGCGCAGGTCGCGCCGCTGCTGCCCGGTGGCTCGTCGTCGGTGGTCCTGGTGACGAGCCGGTACCACCTGGCGGGTCTCGTGGTCGCCAACGGCGCGGGTCGGGTGGAACTCGACGCCCTGACCGACGCCGAGTCGAGGGAGCTGCTGACCCGGCACCTCGGCGCCGAGCGGGTCGCCCGCGAACCCCGCGCGGTCGACGAGCTGGTCGACCGGTGCTCCGGACTGCCCCTGGCGCTGTCGATCGCGTCGGCCCGCGCCCTCGACAACCCGGACTTCCCCCTCCGCGCCGTCGTCGGGGAACTGGCCGATGAGCAGACCCGGCTGGACGGCTTGGACGGCGGGGACGACGCCACCAGCGTCCGGGCGGTGTTCTCCTGGTCCTACCGCCGGCTCGCCCCCGGCGCGGCCAGGCTGTTCCGCCTGCTCGGGCTGCACCCCGGCCCCGACCTCCAGGTCCACGCGGCGGCCTGCCTCGCGGACGTCCCGGTGCACGAGGTCCGCCCGGTGCTCCGGGAGCTCTGCCGGGCGCACCTGGTGGCCGAGCGGTCACCCGACCGCTTCTCGTCGCACGACCTGCTCCGCGCCTACGCGGCCGAACTGGTCCTCGGCGTGGACGGCGAGGCCGAGCGCCGTTCCGCGACCACCCGGGTGCTCGACTACTACCTGCACTGCGCGGACCTCGCCGACGCGCTGCTGCCGACGGCCCGGAGCGGCCCGCCCGTCACGCCCGGGCGCCGCCCGCGATCCGCGCCCGCGCTGTCCGCCGCGGCGGACGCGTCGGAGTGGTTCACCACCGAGCGCGCGAACCTGGTCGCCGCCGCCGAACTCGCGTCCGCGCAGGGCCTGCTGGTGCACGCCTGGCAGTTGCCGTACCGGTTGTCGCGCTACTTCTGGCTGCGCGCGGACCACGAGACCTTGCTGGGCGTCACCGAAGCCGGGCTGGCGGCGGCGACCCGGCTCGGCGACGACGACGGTCGTTTCGCCATGCTGTTCAACCGCGGTGTCGCCCTCCAGCAGGGCGGGCGACCCGAGCAGGCCCTGTCGTCGTTGCGCGAAGCGCTGGAGGTCGCCCGGACCACGGGCGACCCGGAGCAGCGGGCCCGCGCCGTCGGCACCACGGCGGACGCGTTGCAGGCCCTGGGGCGCAACGGGGAAGCCGAGGCCCACTACCGCGAGGCGATCAGGTTGAGCCGCGCGGCCGGAGCGAGGTGGGCCGAGGCGAACGCCCACCACAACTCCGGGCTGTCCCGGTGGGAGGCCGCCCGGCACGCCGACGCGGAGCGGTCGCTCCGGCGGGCGCTGCGGCTCTACCGCGAGCTGGGCGATCGGTGCGGCGAGACGAGGTGCCGCGCGGACCTCGCCCTGCTCCTGCTCGAAGTCGGTGAGCACGGGGCGGCGCTGCGCAACGCCCGGGCCGCCCTGACCACGGCAGCCGGGATGGCGTCGCCCTACTACCGCGGGATGGCCCACGACCGGTTGGCGGTGGTGCTCCACCGGCTCGACCTCCCCGGAGCGGTCGAGCACTGGGAGGAGGCGCTGGCGCTGTTCTCCGAGCTGGACGCGCCGGAGGCGGAGCGGGTGCGCGCCCGGCTGGCCCGCACCCGGCGCTGA
- a CDS encoding fibronectin type III domain-containing protein: MRSTRQATALAAITAVVAGLVVGAGTAAAAQGDLTQNYTCPFPLIGDQNVTVNIKTTQPATITTGTFTPKIDITAVSNAGATATQGLRLVGAETIQGSARATSTVTAPGDQGRLTVHVVSDVPNQPIPAVGNDLVVNATGAAPGLRFDEPGTATVEVTDLVLTMTPLRADGTPTDLGTFVADCTPAAGQGTVLQTYQVTGPEVAPETPSGVGQTPPLRQTYTCPLPLIGNQNVVVDIDTDDLPDEVAVGEFTPPIRIAAVSNAGPTSTQGLRLVGAETIQGKAVATSLVSAPQGHQAVAVENTVPNQPIPPVGNDLVINASGTAPALRFDQPGTATLSVHDLVLTMTPLRADGTPTGLGTFVADCTPTAGQRTVLHTFTVVAARDTEAPTAPAGLTAGEPTQGSVPLSWTAATDNVGVTGYDVYNGATLIKSVEGTSTTVDGLAADTEYTFTVRAKDAAGNTSQASNAVTARTKAAPDTSAPTAPGDLAATGATPTSVSLAWAAASDNVGVTGYEVLNGTTAVATATGTTATVDNLTPDTEYTFTVRAKDAAGNTSEASNAVTVRTPATPDTEGPSAPTDLTATGVTQSSVTLSWTASTDNVGVVGYDVYNGATVAKTVQGAEATVDGLTPDTEYTFTVRAKDAAGNTSQSSNTVIARTRQAPDTSAPSAPDNLRSPAQTKDSVELAWDAATDNVGVVGYEVLNGTTPVATATGTTATVNGLTADTEYTFTVRAKDAAGNVSGASAALKVRTKAEQNPPTVDYGYKLDGSTGIKAANGTVALKGGIDAKLDLTSGAFQADLVLDPTSGRFKAFGFVPVRANIEFVQAGKTTGTLANGALKATANVTVKLPRVTVLGIPVSTSPNCRTKTPAQIPLDSRPGFDPLAGGTLTGTYTLPALTGCGPLNGLISGLTAGPGNTIEVKLAPRTRAVKAPHPGHRGR; this comes from the coding sequence GTGAGATCAACCAGACAAGCCACAGCGCTCGCCGCGATAACCGCGGTGGTGGCCGGCCTCGTGGTCGGCGCGGGTACCGCGGCCGCCGCACAGGGCGACCTGACCCAGAACTACACCTGCCCGTTCCCGCTGATCGGCGACCAGAACGTCACGGTCAACATCAAGACGACGCAGCCGGCCACGATCACCACGGGCACGTTCACCCCGAAGATCGACATCACCGCGGTGTCCAACGCGGGCGCCACGGCCACCCAGGGCCTGCGGCTGGTCGGCGCGGAGACCATCCAGGGCTCCGCCCGCGCCACCTCGACCGTGACCGCGCCCGGCGACCAGGGCCGGCTGACCGTGCACGTGGTCAGCGACGTCCCGAACCAGCCGATCCCGGCGGTCGGCAACGACCTGGTGGTCAACGCCACCGGTGCCGCGCCGGGCCTGCGCTTCGACGAGCCGGGCACGGCCACCGTCGAGGTGACCGACCTGGTGCTCACCATGACCCCGCTGCGGGCCGACGGCACGCCGACCGACCTGGGCACGTTCGTCGCCGACTGCACCCCGGCGGCCGGCCAGGGCACCGTGCTGCAGACCTACCAGGTGACCGGGCCCGAGGTGGCTCCGGAAACCCCGAGCGGCGTGGGCCAGACGCCCCCGCTGCGCCAGACCTACACCTGCCCGCTCCCGCTGATCGGCAACCAGAACGTCGTCGTCGACATCGACACCGACGACCTGCCCGACGAGGTCGCGGTCGGCGAGTTCACCCCGCCGATCCGGATCGCCGCGGTGTCCAACGCCGGCCCGACCTCGACCCAGGGCCTGCGGCTGGTGGGCGCCGAGACCATCCAGGGCAAGGCGGTGGCCACCTCGCTGGTCTCCGCGCCGCAGGGCCACCAGGCCGTGGCGGTGGAGAACACCGTGCCGAACCAGCCGATCCCGCCGGTCGGCAACGACCTGGTCATCAACGCCTCGGGCACCGCGCCCGCGCTGCGGTTCGACCAGCCGGGCACGGCGACCCTGTCCGTGCACGACCTGGTGCTGACCATGACCCCGCTGCGTGCCGACGGCACGCCCACCGGCCTGGGCACGTTCGTCGCGGACTGCACGCCCACCGCGGGCCAGCGCACCGTCCTGCACACCTTCACCGTCGTCGCCGCCCGGGACACCGAGGCCCCGACGGCCCCGGCCGGCCTGACCGCGGGCGAGCCGACCCAGGGCAGCGTGCCGCTGTCCTGGACCGCCGCCACCGACAACGTCGGCGTCACCGGCTACGACGTCTACAACGGCGCCACCCTGATCAAGTCCGTCGAGGGCACGTCGACCACGGTGGACGGCCTGGCCGCCGACACCGAGTACACCTTCACGGTCCGCGCGAAGGACGCCGCGGGCAACACCTCCCAGGCGAGCAACGCCGTCACCGCCCGCACCAAGGCCGCGCCGGACACCAGCGCGCCGACCGCGCCGGGCGACCTGGCCGCCACCGGCGCGACGCCGACCAGCGTCTCCCTGGCGTGGGCGGCGGCGAGCGACAACGTCGGCGTCACCGGCTACGAGGTCCTCAACGGCACCACGGCGGTCGCCACCGCGACCGGCACCACCGCCACCGTCGACAACCTGACCCCCGACACCGAGTACACCTTCACCGTCCGCGCGAAGGACGCCGCGGGCAACACCTCCGAGGCGAGCAACGCGGTCACCGTCCGCACGCCCGCCACCCCCGACACCGAGGGCCCGTCCGCGCCGACCGACCTCACCGCCACCGGCGTCACGCAGTCCAGCGTCACGCTGTCCTGGACCGCCTCGACCGACAACGTCGGCGTGGTCGGCTACGACGTCTACAACGGCGCCACCGTGGCCAAGACCGTCCAAGGCGCGGAGGCCACGGTCGACGGCCTGACCCCCGACACCGAGTACACGTTCACCGTCCGGGCGAAGGACGCCGCCGGCAACACCTCCCAGTCGAGCAACACGGTCATCGCCCGCACCCGGCAGGCACCCGACACCAGCGCACCCAGCGCGCCGGACAACCTGCGCTCGCCGGCCCAGACCAAGGACAGCGTCGAGCTGGCCTGGGACGCCGCCACCGACAACGTCGGCGTGGTCGGCTACGAGGTCCTCAACGGCACCACGCCGGTGGCCACCGCGACCGGCACCACCGCCACCGTCAACGGCCTGACCGCGGACACCGAGTACACGTTCACCGTCCGGGCGAAGGACGCCGCCGGCAACGTCTCCGGTGCGAGCGCCGCGCTCAAGGTCCGCACCAAGGCCGAGCAGAACCCGCCCACCGTCGACTACGGCTACAAGCTCGACGGCAGCACCGGCATCAAGGCCGCCAACGGCACGGTCGCGCTCAAGGGCGGCATCGACGCGAAGCTGGACCTGACCAGCGGCGCGTTCCAGGCCGACCTGGTGCTCGACCCGACCTCGGGCCGCTTCAAGGCGTTCGGGTTCGTGCCGGTGCGGGCGAACATCGAGTTCGTCCAGGCCGGCAAGACCACCGGCACGCTGGCCAACGGCGCGCTGAAGGCGACCGCGAACGTGACCGTCAAGCTGCCGCGCGTCACCGTGCTCGGCATCCCGGTCAGCACCAGCCCGAACTGCCGGACCAAGACCCCGGCGCAGATCCCGCTGGACTCGCGCCCCGGCTTCGACCCGCTCGCCGGCGGCACCCTCACCGGCACCTACACCCTGCCCGCCCTCACCGGCTGCGGCCCGCTCAACGGCCTGATCAGCGGCCTGACCGCCGGCCCGGGCAACACCATCGAGGTCAAGCTGGCACCGCGCACCCGCGCGGTGAAGGCCCCGCACCCCGGGCACCGCGGCCGGTGA
- a CDS encoding ABC transporter permease, whose product MIGLSGRLRSSLIIGGQGIRARKLRTFLSMISLFMGVLAVVAVQAGSVLANRALLEDVELQLGKDGTRQMYLSPEGESVPLTLDYLKDRTDAVAMTSTTAIIGEPGVKPLNEGGGPIDEPGGYGGPGMTCDESGCRPVANPNEGAPPGQAVQLTLVALTGDIRQFRPFRTTWGNWLDFEGAPSLAPKLVLNEQAAKAFTRYHVPAEMRVQGAPTNPTPQFTGVVDDGGYAPAAYVRVDELLNWLPTTSMSDPNAGPGLQVMIDPTATEVEHVLKARLVAAGIPEDQISVTTVETLERMSTELALMRWIFLGMAALVLLIGVAGILNVGLATVGERVEEFALRRAVGTPRLLLAGIVLAETLLTGLLTAALAIGTAVVGLQAAGTLFSSRFPSLENMQFPWQAGVAGVVAGLVAGILGGLIPALRAARIPIATVMRA is encoded by the coding sequence GTGATCGGCCTCTCCGGCCGCCTGAGGTCGTCCCTGATCATCGGCGGACAAGGCATCAGAGCCCGCAAGCTGCGCACGTTCCTCTCCATGATCAGCCTCTTCATGGGCGTACTGGCAGTGGTGGCGGTCCAAGCAGGCTCGGTCCTGGCCAACCGAGCCCTCCTGGAGGACGTGGAACTCCAGCTGGGCAAAGACGGCACAAGGCAGATGTACCTCTCCCCGGAGGGCGAGTCCGTCCCCCTGACCCTGGACTACCTCAAGGACCGCACCGACGCCGTAGCCATGACCAGCACCACGGCGATCATCGGAGAACCAGGCGTAAAACCCCTCAACGAGGGCGGCGGCCCGATCGACGAACCAGGCGGCTACGGCGGCCCCGGCATGACGTGCGACGAATCCGGCTGCCGCCCGGTGGCGAACCCCAACGAAGGCGCCCCACCAGGCCAAGCGGTCCAACTGACCCTGGTGGCCCTGACCGGCGACATCCGCCAGTTCCGCCCCTTCCGCACCACCTGGGGCAACTGGCTGGACTTCGAAGGCGCCCCGTCCCTGGCCCCGAAACTGGTCCTCAACGAGCAAGCGGCCAAAGCCTTCACCCGCTACCACGTCCCAGCGGAAATGCGGGTCCAAGGCGCCCCCACCAACCCCACCCCCCAATTCACCGGCGTGGTAGACGACGGCGGCTACGCCCCGGCCGCCTACGTCCGCGTCGACGAACTCCTCAACTGGCTCCCCACGACCAGCATGAGCGACCCCAACGCCGGTCCGGGCCTCCAGGTCATGATCGACCCCACCGCCACCGAGGTGGAGCACGTCCTCAAAGCCAGGCTGGTCGCCGCAGGCATCCCAGAGGACCAAATCTCCGTCACCACGGTGGAAACCCTGGAACGCATGTCGACGGAACTGGCCCTCATGCGCTGGATCTTCCTGGGCATGGCCGCCCTGGTCCTGCTGATCGGCGTGGCAGGCATCCTCAACGTAGGTCTGGCAACGGTAGGCGAACGGGTGGAGGAATTCGCCCTGCGCAGAGCAGTAGGCACCCCCCGCCTGCTACTGGCAGGCATAGTCCTGGCGGAAACCCTGCTGACCGGCCTGCTGACAGCAGCCCTGGCAATCGGCACAGCAGTAGTGGGCCTACAAGCAGCAGGCACCCTCTTCAGCTCCCGCTTCCCCTCCCTGGAAAACATGCAGTTCCCCTGGCAGGCAGGCGTAGCCGGCGTGGTGGCAGGCTTGGTAGCCGGCATCCTGGGCGGCCTGATCCCCGCCCTGCGCGCAGCCAGGATCCCCATCGCCACGGTCATGCGAGCCTGA